Genomic segment of Helicobacter enhydrae:
CTCACAAGGTTTTGCTTTGATGGTGGAAGTGCTTTATCAGGCGTCGGGAATGAGGGTGCCTTTGGTGCTTAACCTCGTCAATCGTGCTTTGGCAGCACCACTCAATGTCAATGGCGACCATTCGGATATGTATTTGAGCCGCGATTGTGGTTGGATCAATCTATGCACTTACAATCCTCAAGAGGCTTATGACTTCAATTTGATGGCGTTTAGAATCGCTGAAGATATGCGTGTGAGGATTCCAACGATTGTCAATCAAGATGGCTTTATTTGTTCGCACACTGCACAGAATGTGCAACCCCTAAGCGATGATGAGGCTTATGCTTTTGTCGGTGAATACAAAAGCAAAAATCCCTTGCTTGATTTCTCCAAGCCTGTGACTTATGGAGCACAAACTGAAGAAGATTGGCATTTTGAGCACAAAGCACAATTGCATCACGACATTATGAATGCCTCAGGTGTGATTGAAGAGATTTTTGAAGAGTTTGCCAAATTGACAGGAAGAAAATATTCTCTTGTAGAAAGCTATGATATGGATGATGCTGAAGTCGCAATCGTAGCATTGGGAACGACGGTGGAATCTGCAAGAATTGCTGCAAAGACTGCGAGAAGTAAGGGTATCAAGGCGGGAGTGGTGTCTGTGAGAAGTTTGCGACCTTTCCCTTATGAGCAAATTGCCCAAGCATTGAGTCATTGCAAGGCAATTGCGATGCTAGATCGCAGTTCTCCTGCTGGTGCGATGGGAATGCTGTTTAATGAAGTGGGGGTTTCTGTTTTGCAACATTCTGACAATAAGCCAATTCTTTCTAATTATATTTATGGTTTGGGCGGAAGAGATTTTACTCAAGAGCATTTGGCAGAAATTTTTAATGATTTGGATGCAAATGCACAGGCTGGAAAATTGACACACCATACGCAGCAATTTGTAGGGCTTCGCGGTAAAAAAATGGCGTTTAATTAAGGAGAAAAAGATGACAAAAGAAATTAAGAATCTGAAACAATTTTCAAAATCAGCCGAGAAATTTGAGGGTGCCAATCTTTTGTGTCCGGGATGTGCACACGGAATGATTATCCGTGAGGTTTTGAATTCTGTAGATGGACATATTTTGATTGGAAATTCAACGGGTTGTATCGAAGTTTCTACGGCTGTGTATCCTCATACTTCTTGGGATGTGCCTTGGATTCATATTGGATTTGAGAATGGATCAACAGCGGTGGCTGGTGCTGAAGCGATGTATAAGGCACTTGCAAAGAAAGGTAGATATACAGGAGAGCGCCCTAAGTTTGTCGCTTTTGGTGGTGATGGCTCCACTTACGATATTGGGTTTCAATGGATTAGTGGATGCTTTGAGAGAGGACATGATTTGACTTATGTGTGTTTTGATAATGAAGTGTATGCCAATACTGGAGGACAGAGAAGTGGATCCACTCCATTGGGATCATCAACTTCCACTACTCCTGCAGGACGCGTAAGCTATGGAAAAAAAGAAAAGAAAAAAGACTTATTGGCGATTATGGCAGCTCACGGATCGCCTTATGTCGCTCAAGTGTCCCCAAATAAGTGGAAAGATATGAACAAAAAAATCAAAATGGCACTAGACACCGAAGGACCGACATTTATCAATGCTTTGAGTCCTTGCACAACAGAATGGAGGTTTGAGTGTAGCAACACCGTTGAAATGATGGATATGGCAGTGGATTCTTTGGTTTTCCCACTCTATGAGATTATCAATGGACACGAGCTTCATATCACATATCGCCCAAAAAATATCATCCCTGTAAGGGATTATTTGGGTATGCAAGGACGCTTCAAGCATTTGTTCAAGCCTGAAAATGAACATATCATCGAGCAATTCCAAAAAGATGTAGATGCAAAATGGGAATTGTTGCAGAGGAGAGAAGAGGCAAAAATCTAGACAATGTGTGAATCCCCATTGTTATTTTTGCTTTGATGAAATCAAAACTTTTTTTGATAGCATTGCACTTTTATTTTAGGAGGAGAAAATGCTATCAAAAGACATTATGCGTTATTCTAAAATGCGTTATGAAATTAGAGCCTATATGTGCTATCTTTTTTCTAGGCATATTCAAACTGCAATTTCAGCAAATTCTTTGGAAAATATCACACACGGACTAGAGAAGATCGCATTGGAAGTGCAGGTTTTTGATTCTATTTATGTGCTTGATTCTTATGGCACACAGATTAGAGAGCTCAATCAAAAAACTTATGAAGTGACCCACATAGAGGGCAAACCAAACTATGCAGATCGTGCTTATTTTTATGAGTGCAAAAAAGAAAGACGCTGTATCCTCACCGATCCTTATCCGAGCAAAAACGATAGTAAGCTTGTTGTGACGGCAAGTTATCCTATTTATGATGAAGAGCATCGATTGCTATATGTTGTGTGCATTGATATTTTGCTCAGTCAGGCACTCAAAATCGGCACACCAGCAAAGTTTTATGATGTCTTTAATCTAGGTTCCAAAGTAGTTTATAGCGCATTGTCTGTGATGTTGGCTTTGGTTGCATTATTGCTTTTTGTGCGTGGGGGGCATAGTTTTTGGCACGCAGTGGTGAATTTCAGTCGCTTGGACATCAAGGAGGTGTTTGAAGCGACAATTTTGCTCACGCTTTCTTTGGCGATTATGGATTTGGTCAAAGCTATCTTTGAGGAGGAGGTGCTGGAGCGTAGTGCGGGTGAAAACCATTATGCGATTCACAAAACAATGATCCGTTTTTTGGGTTCTATCATCATTGCTCTTGCAATTGAAGCTTTGATGCTTGTGTTCAAATTTAGCATTATTGAGCCTTCAAAGATTCAATACACCTTGTATCTCACAGGAGGGGTTGCTTTGCTACTCTTTGGTTTGAGTGTGTATGTCAAATTCGCTTATAGTGCAGTCAAAGATGATCGCAATAGTAATGCTGAACCTAGGCTCTGATGTCTTGTAGGCAGTGGGAATGGTTGGCATAGATTCGTATCTGTGCAAAGGGGGTGAAAAATCTGCGGACACTTTCTGCACAAATCACTTGATCTTTTGCACCCAAAAAGACTTCGATTTCTACCCCTTGTGCAACAAGCCATTCCAAATCTTTGGGATTCCATTGGAAATAAAGCAAATCTTGTAGTTCTTCCAAAGTCCCTATTTTCAAAAAATTTTGATGATTGAAATGGCATAAATCCAAAAATTTTTTGATGTAGTTTTGTGGGTTTTGTTTGTATCCCAAAATCTGCATTCTAAGAAATGCGGGGGATTGGTTTTGGAAAAAAGCAGGGGAAAATAGATTGAGTTTTTGCACCCTCTGATGATTTTTGAGGGATTGGAGCGTTGCCCTAAAAGCTAGGATACTCCCATAACTAAAACCACTGAAGCTATAGGGCATTTGTAGGTTTGCCAAATGCTCAAACAACACCCCCTCATTTTGGAAGCAAAAGCCACTAAAGAAGTTTGGAAATTTCTTCATAGCTCAAAACTTCTTTTTGGTGCAATGTTTGGGCGATATTGAGGATTTGGTTTTTGTGCTGTTGCAAAAATATTTCAAGCTCATCTTGTGTGCTATGCAATAGACTTTGTATATCAGAATCTAGGAGATTTTCACCCATTCCATAGTCTTGATAGATTTGCTTGGCAAGTGTTTTGGCATCATTTAGATCTTCTTGGGCATAAGTGATTTTTGTGTTTTTGAAAGACCAAAGTGCGTAGTAGCCGACTAGAAGTAGCTTGAGGTGATTTTTGATTTGAGCCTCATCAAGCAAGGTGGGTATTTTGAAAGTTTTATCTTCCTCATAGAGAGAGATTTTTTCGAATTTGATTTGGTGCAATAGGGCAAAAAAGGCTTTGCTTGCTTGATAAAGGCTTAATTGTGATTTTTGCTCTTGGTTGAGGATGGGGATTTGTTTGAGGGCAAAAAGAATCTTGTGTTTGGCTTGGTTGATTGCCTCTTGTGTGATGGATGGATGCTGATTGCGTAGGGCGATGAGTCCTGCCTCGTTGATTAGGTTTTCAATCATCGCACCACTGAAGCCTGAGCATTCTTGTGCTATTTTTTCAACATCAAAATCATAGGGTTTGTTTTTGAGATAAAGTGCAAAAATAGCGATCCTCTCTTGGGGTGTTGGGAAATCAATGTAGATTTTACGATCAAAGCGACCGCTTCTAAGGAGTGCAGGATCAAGAATTGATGCATTGTTTGTCGCACCTATGACAATCAGGTTGCTTCTCTCTTCAAAGCCATCAATCTCGACAAGAAGTTGGTTGAGAGTGGCTTCTCTCTCATCATTGCGTCCGTTGCCTCTTGCTTTGCCCACAGAATCGATTTCATCAATAAAAATCATCGCACTTTTTTGTTTTTTGGCTTGAGCGAACAGTTCTTCTACGCGTTTGGCACCCGAACCGACATAGATTTGGGCGAAGCTACTGCCACTCTGATAAAAAAAAGGGATCCCAGCCTCATTGGCTAAAGCTTTGGCAAGCATTGTTTTGCCCACCCCCGGAGGTCCCACAAGCAAAATGCCTTTGGGCAATCTCAAGCCTAGATTTTTGTATCGGCTTGGATTTTTGATGTAATCAATGATTTCTTGCAAATCTTGTTTGACTTGACTGATTCCTGCAAGAGATTGCAAGGTGATTGATGGATCAGGTGTGATGGAGCTGATTGATGATGGAGGGGTGGGCTGTTTGTTGGGAGTGGTTTCTGGAATAGATTTGGAATGAGAACGCAATAATGGATACAACCACAAAAGCAACAAGGCAATCGCTCCCAAAATCAGCACCACAAAAAAAAGCCAAAAATAATTCCCTCGTTTCTCGATCGGGGCGTTTTTGATTTTTTTGCTTACAGAATCACTTTTTAGGATTTTGTAGGGTTGGTTTTGGTATTGGAAATAGATATAGCTGTTGTCACTACTAAAAGATGTCGCTCCATTGTGCAAGAAGGTATTGAACTGCGTTTCGCTAATGGTTTTGGATTGATCTTTGAAAAACAAAAAAGCAAAAATGCTCAAAACAATAATGCTCAAAAGAGTGATCAGTAGTATTTTGATTCTTGGTGTGATGTTCAAGGCAATCTCCCGATGTTGCAATCTTGTGCAATGTGATAATCTGTGATTGTGACAAAACCTTCTATCGGAGTGTCGGCAATGATTTTGGTGCGGTTAAAAAACTGATCCAATCCAATATAAGCTCCATCTTGGGATTGCTCAATCAAAACGCTCAATGGATCTTGTGAATGTTGGATGCGAAATTGGCGATTTTTGTCCTCAATGAGAGTTTTGATTTGATGTAGGCGAGATTTTGCAAGTGTGCCGTTGATTCTTTCTTGGAGTTGTGCTGATGGGGTGCCATTTCTTGGGCTATAGATGAATGGATGCAAATGTGTGAGGGGGAGGGTTTTGAGATTTTGATATGCTTCTTGCCATATTTTCTCACTTTCTCCCGGATGTCCTACAATATAATCTGTGCCGATTGCAAAGCCTTTGTTGGCGATGGTTTCAAGTAGCTTGTAGTCCTCTTCAAAACGATTGATTCGATTCATTATCTCTAGCATTTTGTTGTGGGAGTGTTGCAAGGCGATGTGTAGATGTCGTTCCAAAAAACTCTCGCCCAAAATTTCTAGAAACTCTTCATCGATTTGACTTGGCTCAAGAGAGCCGATACGGATTCTGCGTATGTTTGGAGTTTTTGCAATCGCTTTGATGAGCTGTGCGACAGAACTTTGGGTGTCTTTGCCATAGCTCCCCATATTTGTGCCTGTCAAGACGATTTCTTGGATACCAGAATCTGCGAGAAGTTTGACTTGCTGAAGGATCGAATCTTGGGGGAGAGATCTAGCTCTGCCTCTAGTGTGTGGGATGATACAATAGCTACAAGCAAAATCACAGCCCTCTTGTATCTTGATAAAAGCTCGATTTCTCCCTGCAAATTCGCTCACAAGAGTTGAATCAATGTGTTTTTCATTCTCAGAAGTGAGGAAAAATGGCGTCTCTTGCTTGAGCAGAGCGTTAATCTGTTCTTTTTGTTCGTGTTGGAAAATCCCAAACACCATAGGTGCGATTTGTTGCCCCTGTGTTTTTGCCCCACAACCTGTGAAGTAGATTTTTTTGCCTTGTTTTTTGATTTTGTTGATGTATTGACGCACTCCGCTATCAGCTCCATTTGTGACGGTGCAGGAATTGATGACAATGATTTGGGCTTCGGATTCATCATAGGTGATTGTGAAATCTTTGAGATTTTCTTTCATCACTTGAGTGTCAAAAAAGTTTGTCCGACACCCAAATGTTTTAAAAAACACTTTTGACATTTTCAGCCTCACTGTATCTCTCCCAAGCTCCATCGCTACCGGTATTGACAATCTTTGTCGTTGGATATGCGATTTTGATGTCGTGTTCTTTGCCTATAGCATCGACGATGTCCCCAGAGATCGAGCTTCTGACATTGAGCGTGGTGAAAGCATTGGTTTGATACCAAACAGAGATTTTCATCCCATTGGGTTCAAGCATATTGAAGATTCTAGGTTCTAGACTAATGCGTTTGATAGAGTATTTTTCTTTGAGTCGTAGCATTTTCCTTTTGCCGATCTCAATATGTGAGCGAGAGTGTTTGCGTGCGACTTCTGTGGCAATCTCAACGGCTTTTTTGTAGTTGCTATCAAATGTGATTGTGAAATCAATCCCATCCCATATTGTCGTCATACCGCTATGAGTGTAGTTTGAAATCACGGTGTTGAAAATAAAGTTGTTGGGGATAAACACAATGCGTCCGGCACGCCGTGTTTCAGCATAAGTGTTGTAGGTCACATCTTCCAAAAGTGCAATGCGTGTCATAGAAATATCCAAAATATCCCCTATGTAAGTCGTGTTGTCGCGATGAATGCGTATGCGATCGCCCACATGTAGCCCACCACCTATGACGATGACTAGCCACCCAAGAGTGCTCATAAACAAATCTCTCATCGCAAATGCCAAACCAGCAGAAATAAAACCCAAAAATGTCACAAGGTAAGTGATATTGTTGAGATAGCTTAGAAGAATGATGATGACAATAATACTGATATAAACAAAGCTGATGATTTTGTTGGCAATATAAATGCGTTCTTCATCAAGATATTTACGCAAGGCGATCTTAAAAGCAAATGCGATAGAGAAAACAATCAGACAGGAGACGATGATGTAGATTGTTTTGAGTGTTTGGCTTTGGATTTGGTTGGAAAGTCGCAAATCTAGATCAGCTACGCGTCTAGAAAAAACCTCAATGGAGGTTTCAAGAATGCTTTGCGTAGTTTCAAGCTCTATTTTGATATTGTGATTTTTTTGCAATTCTCTGATGACTTCATCCTCGCCCTGCTTGTTGTGGATTTGGGTTTGTAGTTTGAGTAGCTGGGATAGAAGCTCTTTTTTGTGGTTGAGTAGGGCGATGGTCTCATTGAGGCTTTGTTGGTTTGCACGCAATGTTTTTTCTTGTGATTTGATGTGTTTGAGAAATGACAATCCAGAAAAAATTGCGATTGGATTTGTGATGTTGGGGACTTCTTGGATCTCTTTGACTTCCGTCAGCTCTTTGTAGGGATTGCTATCATAATCTTTGAATAGTTTTTGTTGTTTTTGTAACACCTCAAGTTTGTTGCTTAGATTCTGAATCTTTTCATTGTTTTTGGCAGTGGGTTTGGTGTATTTGAGTTGGTATTGTATTTGTTGGATTTGATTGTTGATTGTGTTGAATTTGGTGAAGCTGTTGTATTTACGCACCCATATATTTTCGTTGTTTTCTAGCTGCTGGTTGATGATGTTTAATTGCTGTGTGATATTGGCAATCTCTTTGGGTAGGTTGATTTCTTGGACTTTTGCATTGTTGGCAATCAAAAACAATGGGATCAAAAACAAAAGACTTTTTTTCATTAGTATTGCTCCGATAAAAAAGTTAAGATCTCCTCTTGTGAGGGGGATACTTGCTGATAACTACCAATCTGTGTTGGAAGTATAAAATTTATTTGGTGGTTTTTTGTTTTTTTGTCCAAAAATAATGCTTCAAGGAATTGTTGAGGGTTGGTGATTGTATAGTGCGTAGGCAAATCATAGAGAGAGAGAAGGCTTCTCACTTCGGCAGAGTGGGCAAATCCCAACAGGCGTTGGGCTAATTGGTTGGCTAGAATCATTCCTAGACTCACTGCCTCTCCGTGCAAATAACGCGTATAGTTGTTTTCTTTTTCGATGATATGTCCGAAGGTATGCCCATAATTCAAAACCGCTCTTTTGTCTTTTTCAAAAGGATCTTGACGGACAATGTCGGCTTTGAGCTTGATACTAGAGTGAATGACTTCAAGGGGGTTTTGCTTGATTTGCTGTTTTTCAAAAAGTGTGTCAAACAATCTCTCATCTAAGCAAGTGGCGATTTTGATCACTTCAGCCATTCCTGCATTCCACTCTCTTGGTGCAAGTGTTTCCAAAAACATAGGGGAGATATACACAGATTTTGGAGAATGGAATAATCCAATAAGATTTTTGCCCTCTTGGGTATTGATACCACATTTGCCCCCCACACTTGCATCCACTTGTGCCAAAAGTGTCGTAGGGATATTGACAAAATCAATCCCTCGCATAAAGATTCCACTTGCAAGTCCCACAAGATCGCTTATCACTCCTCCACCAAGTGCAATCATCGTGCTTTGGCGATCTAGTTTGCAAGAGAAAGCGACATTGAGGATTTGCTCTAGAGTCTTGAGGCATTTTTGGCTTTCTCCACTAGCCAACACTAGCGTGTGGATCTGAGGTGCATTGATCTTTTGAGCAATCAAATCCAAAAAAAGTGGTGCCACATTTGTATCGCTGATGAGAAGCACACTTCCTTCAAACTCGAGCTTTTGAGGAAGTTCAAAATAAATACTGCTATCGCAGAGTTTAATCGTTTTCATAGGAAGAGGGGAGGATGATCTGTGGCTGGATGTGGGAGAGGGAGGAATGTAAACTCAAATCGGTATTGACAAAAGCAAAGCGTGCATTTTGCTTCACATTGGGTGAGAATGGCAAAAACTGCAAACACGATTGAAACTCCTCTTTGAGAAGCAGGATTGGGTTTTTGAGACTAGAGCGGGTGTAGTTGATTTTTTTGTTGAACACCTTTGAGAGTGTGTCAAACTCTTCTTTTTCTTGCGTATGGTATTTTTCATCGCAATCAAAATCAAACAAATGCAAATCAAGGGAGAGTTGAGAGGAAATATCCAAAACTGCAGAGGCGATATTGTGGCTTTGTTCTTCAAGCAGCACTACGCTTTGGGTGCATTGCTCTAGGGGATAGCTTCCGATTTTGAAAATTGGAATCGCCAAATCAAATAGCAGTTTTTTGTTGAAGTTGAAAAGTTTGGGATTTAAAATTGCCAAACCGATTTTTTTTTGGGTGTCTGCTTGTATGACTTGCGGGAATTGTTGCGTGTTGTAATGTATGAAGACTTGAATGGTCGGATCATCAAGCTTTTTGAGATGTTCGATGAGGGAGAAGGTCCTAGGATTGAGCAAAGCGATATAGAGCGTTTGATTGTTGAGTTTGCGGTGCAAAAACAATGCGTCCTCAATATCTTTGAGGATTTCGTTTTCATCACACAGGCTTTCATCAAGATAGAGGAACAAATCCTTGCCAAAAGGTATGGGGAATTGCCCTAGAGAATTGGTGATTTGTTTGTAGATGTGATTGAGGATCCTCCAATCTCCGACGGCTAAAAGGCGATCATTGGGTTGGATTGTCGTGGAAAATCGACTGAGCAAAAACTCATTGCCTCGATAGATTCCTACGATTTTCCAATCTTTTTGCGAGATAGAGCTGATGGAGCGATAGCAATACAAACTGCCCGGTGGGACTAATATTTCAATGATCTCTCCTTGCCCCAATCCGAAGTTTTGTGGGGTCTGTGGAGTATTGATGAGTAGGCTCGCAAGGTGGTCTGATAGGATTTCGTGTGTCGAGATTTGCAAAAGATTGTCGAAATGTTGTAGCTCAATGGAGGCATTGCAAATCATTGGGGTTTGTGGATAGAGTGTTTTGAGGTTTTGGATAATCGCCTCTAGCTCCTCGTCATTGTCGTGGAGGATAAAGATCTGATTGGCTTCTGCTGGGAGATTTTTGGTGATTTTGTAGAGCGATGTCGGATCAAAAGAGTGAAAAACAAAAGAGTTGGGATGTGTGTCGGGGATAAGATTTGCAGGGCAAATGGTGTGGTAGATGTTGGCACTATAGTATTTCTCTATCAATTTGGACAAAAAAAGCCTAGCACTTTCACCAAGTAAAACAAGAATGACTGAATTCATTAGGAGTAGCCTTTGCAATTTTTTGGAATTTGGCAATTATACATAAAGTTATCAAAAGACTTGATGATACAATCCCAAAAACATTAATACAAATACAAATCAAGGAGTGAGAATGGTTTTTGATCTTGTGTGTCAAGATGGGAATGCTAGGGCAGGGCGTTTGAGATTGGCAAATGGTGAAGTGCAAACGCCGATTTTTATGCCTGTCGGAACGCAAGGGGTGATCAAGGGGTTGGATTGTTTTGATGTGAAAAATCATCTTGAGGCAAAAATCATTTTGGCAAACACTTATCATCTTTATTTGAGGGTGGGGATTGAGAGAATGAGGGCTTTGGGGGGATTGCACCATTTTAGCGGATACAAAGGGAATATTTTGACAGATAGTGGGGGGTTTCAGGCTTTTTCTTTGGGGGGCAAACGCAAGGAGGAGGGGATAGAGTTCGCTTCACATATTGATGGAAGTAGGCATTTTTTTACGCCAAGCAAGGTGCTAGATATCCAATACGCTATCAATAGCGATATTATGATGGTTTTGGATGATTTGGTGGGGCTTCCTGCAGAAGAAAAAAGGATCTTGCAATCTGTGGAGAGGACGACTCAGTGGGCAAAAGAAAGCCTTGAATACCACGCAGAGCAAAAGATCCAAAATCCTTCAATGCCCAATCATCTCTTCGCGATTGTGCAAGGCGGGACTGATAGCAAATACCGCCGATTGAGTGCCCAATCTCTGACTTCTCTTGGGGTGTGTGTCGATGGGGTGGAGTTTGGGTTTGATGGTTTTGCTGTGGGGGGGTTGGCAGTGGGGGAGGGGAGTGAAGAGATGTATCAAACGCTAGATTGCACAACGCCATTGCTCCCTATCGATAAGCCTCGCTATTTGATGGGGGTTGGCACGCCAGAAAACATCATCGAATCAATCCAGAGAGGGATTGATATGTTTGATTGTGTGATGCCCACACGCAACGCGAGGAATGGGACATTGTTTGCAAGTTTTGGCAAACTTGCGATCAAATCGCCACAATATGCTTTGCAAGATGAGCCGATTGACAAAGAGTGTGATTGCTACACTTGCCAGAATTTTTCAAGAGCTTATTTGCATCATCTGTTTAGGAGTAATGAAATCACTTTTCATCGTCTAGCAAGTATCCATAATCTGAGATATTATCTCAATCTTGTCAGAGGGGCTAGAGAGGCGATTGTGCAAAGGCGTTTTGGGGAATTCAAAAGGGAGTTTTATAGCAAAAGGAGTGGGTAGAAGCTCTAGCTTGCTCCCATCTCTTGTTTCCCATCCCTCTCTCTCTTTTCTTTCTCTTGTTTGTTTTGCTAAACAATGTGAGTTTGTTTTTGAATCTTGTTTTGGGGTGATTGAAGGTTGATTTGAATTTTTGTTTTGAAGTTGGCTTGGGGAGATTACGCTTTTTAGCAATTCTAGAATCTCTTGGATTCTTTCTTTTTGAGTTACTTTTGCAAAAGCACATTTTCTAGTTTTTCAAGCTTGGTTTGGAGTTTCTTTTCAAGTTGGCTTGAGCAAAGCACCCTTTATACAATTCTAGAATCCCCTAGCATCTCTCTTAAGGGGGGCAAGGGGAACTTATAGCAATCGTTCCCCTTATCCCCCTTAACAACCCCCATAACCCCAGCATTGCATTAGCAAGGCTCGTTCAAGATTACATTGACTTGGAATCTTTTTGGGTTCTACAAGGTTAGTTTGGTTAGCAGTTTTCATTTCCTTTATAACTTAGTGGGGTTTAATGATTGATAAGGGTTTTTGATGGAGATTCTAGGAATCAAAAGAATCCAAAGAATCAAGAATCAAGAATGCTCTCACAAAGATTCTAAGAATCTAGATTCAATTTAAATCAAAAAAACAAACCTAAAACACCAAAGAATCAAAACAAAGTCAAAGCAATGTGGGTAACACACAAAAAGCGGGCAGGGGTTTGGGGGATTTTAAGGGGGATAAGGGGGGGTGCCTCGCAATAAACCCCCTTGTCCCCCTTATAGAAAAAAGCAAAGCGTGATTTGGAAACCAAGAAGTGTGCTTGTGCAAAAACAATCTCAAAAACTAGCAAACAAATCAAGAATTCCCTAAATCTGTGCTTTGCCCAAGCCAAGATTCAACAACCAAAAAATCACCAAAGGACACAACTTCTCAAGCCAACTCCAAAAGAAACCCCCTAGAGATTCTAGAATCACTCAAAAGTGTGCCTCTGCGAAACCAATCTCAAGCAAAAGAATCAGATTACATTCGAATCCTTTGGTGTTCTACAAGGTTAGTTTGGGAGGCAGTTGTTTGTGCTTATATTGAAATAGTGAGGCTTTGTGTTTTTTGGGTTTTATTTGGCGTTGTGGGTTAATCGTGAAGTTTTGCTAAACACCCCGCCTAGCTATTCAATAGGCGGGAAGGCGATTCTAAAAGAATCTAAAACAAAAAATAAATTTAGTTTAAAGGAGCATTCTAAGGGACATTTGAGATACAAATGCCCCTTCAAAGGCTCACCTATTGAGCGATCCTTCTATGTCTTCTAGTCCAAAGTTCAGAAATTGCTTGATGACACCCCCCCCCCCATTTTGGGAGTGTCGGTTTGTGAGAGTGGCATTACTCTTGAGTATTTTCTACTTTCAAAGGAGCAGTGTTTTCTGCTTTTTTGTCAGCCTCACTTGTTTTCTCTCCGAAGCTATATCTAGCTCCTAGGTTGATTTGATAATTTGTGGTGATTTTGCCACCAAAGCTTTTTTCAAAGTCGCAGTAGATCCTTGTGTTGTCCTTGACTTCAAAGTTTGTGCCAAGATTGATCACACCTCTCATCGTAGAAGTCAATGAAGTGATCTTCGTAGTTGTGTTGGAGTTTGATGTGAATGCAATCGTTCCGCCACCAAGATAGTCATGAACAAAGTAAGTTCCTACATAAGCACTTGCTTTAAATCCTTTGCCCTCTGTGAATTTGTCAAATCTGTATCCATAGCTAGCACCCACTCTGCTTCTGATTGTGAGAACATTCTCTTGCTTGCTATTGAGGAAGTGTGTTCCTAGTGTTTGTCGCATATTGGTTTCGTTGAAATAACCTGCTGAAACTTCTGCTTGAGGGTCGATATACCATGCTTTGTCCTCACCTAGGGCAAATCTATATCCCACCTCTTGGCTAAGAGTGATTGCCCAGTTGTTGGTGTTGTAAGTTTTGGTATCGCCTAGCATATTAATATTACTCATGATGTAGCTAAATTTGACAATACTATCTGTATATAGTCCATTTCCACCATTTTGAATGTATGCATTATAAAGAGCGAGTTCTACTGCATTTGAAGTGGTTTGATTAATTCCTCCGAT
This window contains:
- the mtaB gene encoding tRNA (N(6)-L-threonylcarbamoyladenosine(37)-C(2))-methylthiotransferase MtaB, which translates into the protein MSKVFFKTFGCRTNFFDTQVMKENLKDFTITYDESEAQIIVINSCTVTNGADSGVRQYINKIKKQGKKIYFTGCGAKTQGQQIAPMVFGIFQHEQKEQINALLKQETPFFLTSENEKHIDSTLVSEFAGRNRAFIKIQEGCDFACSYCIIPHTRGRARSLPQDSILQQVKLLADSGIQEIVLTGTNMGSYGKDTQSSVAQLIKAIAKTPNIRRIRIGSLEPSQIDEEFLEILGESFLERHLHIALQHSHNKMLEIMNRINRFEEDYKLLETIANKGFAIGTDYIVGHPGESEKIWQEAYQNLKTLPLTHLHPFIYSPRNGTPSAQLQERINGTLAKSRLHQIKTLIEDKNRQFRIQHSQDPLSVLIEQSQDGAYIGLDQFFNRTKIIADTPIEGFVTITDYHIAQDCNIGRLP
- a CDS encoding mechanosensitive ion channel family protein; the protein is MKKSLLFLIPLFLIANNAKVQEINLPKEIANITQQLNIINQQLENNENIWVRKYNSFTKFNTINNQIQQIQYQLKYTKPTAKNNEKIQNLSNKLEVLQKQQKLFKDYDSNPYKELTEVKEIQEVPNITNPIAIFSGLSFLKHIKSQEKTLRANQQSLNETIALLNHKKELLSQLLKLQTQIHNKQGEDEVIRELQKNHNIKIELETTQSILETSIEVFSRRVADLDLRLSNQIQSQTLKTIYIIVSCLIVFSIAFAFKIALRKYLDEERIYIANKIISFVYISIIVIIILLSYLNNITYLVTFLGFISAGLAFAMRDLFMSTLGWLVIVIGGGLHVGDRIRIHRDNTTYIGDILDISMTRIALLEDVTYNTYAETRRAGRIVFIPNNFIFNTVISNYTHSGMTTIWDGIDFTITFDSNYKKAVEIATEVARKHSRSHIEIGKRKMLRLKEKYSIKRISLEPRIFNMLEPNGMKISVWYQTNAFTTLNVRSSISGDIVDAIGKEHDIKIAYPTTKIVNTGSDGAWERYSEAENVKSVF
- the aroB gene encoding 3-dehydroquinate synthase gives rise to the protein MKTIKLCDSSIYFELPQKLEFEGSVLLISDTNVAPLFLDLIAQKINAPQIHTLVLASGESQKCLKTLEQILNVAFSCKLDRQSTMIALGGGVISDLVGLASGIFMRGIDFVNIPTTLLAQVDASVGGKCGINTQEGKNLIGLFHSPKSVYISPMFLETLAPREWNAGMAEVIKIATCLDERLFDTLFEKQQIKQNPLEVIHSSIKLKADIVRQDPFEKDKRAVLNYGHTFGHIIEKENNYTRYLHGEAVSLGMILANQLAQRLLGFAHSAEVRSLLSLYDLPTHYTITNPQQFLEALFLDKKTKNHQINFILPTQIGSYQQVSPSQEEILTFLSEQY
- a CDS encoding TrkA C-terminal domain-containing protein, producing the protein MNSVILVLLGESARLFLSKLIEKYYSANIYHTICPANLIPDTHPNSFVFHSFDPTSLYKITKNLPAEANQIFILHDNDEELEAIIQNLKTLYPQTPMICNASIELQHFDNLLQISTHEILSDHLASLLINTPQTPQNFGLGQGEIIEILVPPGSLYCYRSISSISQKDWKIVGIYRGNEFLLSRFSTTIQPNDRLLAVGDWRILNHIYKQITNSLGQFPIPFGKDLFLYLDESLCDENEILKDIEDALFLHRKLNNQTLYIALLNPRTFSLIEHLKKLDDPTIQVFIHYNTQQFPQVIQADTQKKIGLAILNPKLFNFNKKLLFDLAIPIFKIGSYPLEQCTQSVVLLEEQSHNIASAVLDISSQLSLDLHLFDFDCDEKYHTQEKEEFDTLSKVFNKKINYTRSSLKNPILLLKEEFQSCLQFLPFSPNVKQNARFAFVNTDLSLHSSLSHIQPQIILPSSYEND
- the tgt gene encoding tRNA guanosine(34) transglycosylase Tgt; translation: MVFDLVCQDGNARAGRLRLANGEVQTPIFMPVGTQGVIKGLDCFDVKNHLEAKIILANTYHLYLRVGIERMRALGGLHHFSGYKGNILTDSGGFQAFSLGGKRKEEGIEFASHIDGSRHFFTPSKVLDIQYAINSDIMMVLDDLVGLPAEEKRILQSVERTTQWAKESLEYHAEQKIQNPSMPNHLFAIVQGGTDSKYRRLSAQSLTSLGVCVDGVEFGFDGFAVGGLAVGEGSEEMYQTLDCTTPLLPIDKPRYLMGVGTPENIIESIQRGIDMFDCVMPTRNARNGTLFASFGKLAIKSPQYALQDEPIDKECDCYTCQNFSRAYLHHLFRSNEITFHRLASIHNLRYYLNLVRGAREAIVQRRFGEFKREFYSKRSG